A genomic region of Thermococcus sp. contains the following coding sequences:
- a CDS encoding methyl-accepting chemotaxis protein, with protein sequence MQIRSIEKASSALAQSVRIKTSSRESSKIIDELADQISGKFMRNNTIIIENIGKLSQVMKEMERFQKDFLPFFQRFEVFAREFNMLVENLEYISRISDSIGSVAKQTNLVALNASIEAARAGEAGRGFAVVADEIRKMAIQTMNLAREIKDFNAKVMEQLDTLRDALTVMDKIKEGTDVLGRDIGAMVEISAVLNEISRKQEGIVTDIKRLNGIALALRKFADMQDRYNKDMASLLRMMASEYAREMKGSEEWGG encoded by the coding sequence GTGCAGATAAGGAGCATCGAGAAGGCATCGAGTGCACTGGCCCAGTCGGTGAGGATAAAAACCTCCAGTAGAGAGTCAAGCAAGATAATAGACGAGCTGGCAGACCAGATAAGCGGAAAGTTCATGAGGAACAACACGATAATTATCGAGAACATAGGCAAGCTCTCCCAGGTTATGAAGGAGATGGAACGCTTTCAAAAGGATTTCTTACCCTTTTTTCAGCGCTTTGAGGTCTTCGCCCGGGAGTTCAACATGCTGGTGGAAAACTTAGAGTACATATCAAGGATAAGCGATTCAATAGGCAGCGTGGCCAAGCAGACCAACCTTGTAGCCCTCAACGCCTCGATTGAAGCGGCACGAGCGGGGGAAGCCGGGAGGGGCTTCGCCGTTGTTGCCGACGAGATAAGGAAGATGGCGATTCAGACCATGAACCTTGCCCGGGAGATCAAGGACTTCAACGCAAAGGTCATGGAGCAACTGGACACACTGAGGGATGCACTCACGGTTATGGATAAGATAAAGGAGGGAACAGACGTCCTCGGGAGGGACATAGGAGCAATGGTGGAAATAAGTGCTGTTTTAAACGAGATATCCCGCAAGCAGGAGGGGATAGTCACCGACATCAAGAGGTTGAACGGTATAGCCCTCGCCCTCAGGAAGTTCGCGGACATGCAGGACCGCTACAACAAGGATATGGCCTCGCTACTGAGGATGATGGCCAGCGAATACGCGCGCGAGATGAAAGGATCGGAGGAGTGGGGTGGTTGA
- a CDS encoding DHHA1 domain-containing protein — MTELLFYRDPYLKETTSKVVDVKNLRNGFVEVLLDRTIFYPEGGGQPSDRGLIEGNGFTIKVTKVKSREDVWHEGIIEDRIPEKGEEVRLKLDWDWRYENMKNHTGQHILSAVLKRLYDLDTTGFQIFEEHNKIEVNGKLDWSMITRAEIEANDIIRRAIPIETEEFKYLPEDIAKTLRKHVSKVTDRVRIVEIEGVDRTPCGGTHVSNTSEIGLIKVLRFYRKAKGLWRIEFVCGNRALKKLNGILEDYWSALNDMPNKNPPLTERVMEFNENIKALEGQIDDLRRELWHWKGRALIDKAVEMGNYNVFSLVEKWEMKDAQAFAINFVKENPGSILLLAGENYVVFAKNEEVDVSMRKLLREVIEELGGKGGGTDNLARGKVDAEPEDVIEVAKDALRRTIGL, encoded by the coding sequence GTGACCGAGCTTCTTTTCTACAGGGACCCGTACCTTAAGGAGACTACCTCAAAGGTGGTTGACGTTAAAAACCTCAGAAACGGTTTCGTTGAGGTCCTGCTTGACAGGACGATATTCTATCCCGAGGGAGGGGGCCAGCCCTCGGACAGGGGACTTATCGAGGGCAATGGATTTACCATCAAGGTGACCAAAGTTAAGAGCCGCGAGGATGTTTGGCACGAGGGAATCATAGAGGACAGGATTCCGGAAAAGGGGGAGGAAGTGAGGCTAAAGCTCGACTGGGACTGGAGATACGAGAACATGAAGAACCACACGGGTCAGCACATCTTATCTGCGGTTCTCAAGAGGCTTTATGACTTAGACACAACAGGGTTCCAGATATTCGAGGAACACAACAAGATAGAGGTCAATGGTAAACTCGACTGGAGTATGATAACAAGGGCTGAGATAGAGGCCAACGACATCATCAGAAGGGCCATCCCCATTGAGACTGAGGAGTTTAAGTACCTTCCTGAGGATATCGCCAAGACCCTTCGGAAGCACGTCAGCAAGGTCACGGACAGGGTGAGGATAGTAGAGATTGAAGGTGTAGACAGAACTCCCTGCGGCGGAACCCACGTTAGTAACACCTCCGAGATAGGGCTGATAAAGGTCCTCAGGTTCTACAGGAAAGCAAAAGGCCTCTGGAGGATAGAGTTCGTCTGTGGCAACAGGGCACTGAAAAAGCTCAACGGGATTCTCGAAGACTACTGGAGCGCCCTCAACGACATGCCCAACAAGAACCCACCCCTAACGGAGAGGGTAATGGAATTTAATGAAAATATCAAGGCACTTGAAGGGCAGATAGACGACCTTAGAAGGGAGCTGTGGCACTGGAAGGGCCGTGCCCTCATCGACAAGGCGGTAGAGATGGGGAACTACAACGTCTTCTCCCTCGTCGAGAAGTGGGAGATGAAAGACGCTCAAGCCTTCGCTATCAACTTCGTCAAGGAGAATCCCGGGTCGATACTCCTGCTTGCTGGGGAGAACTATGTTGTATTCGCCAAGAACGAGGAAGTCGATGTCTCGATGAGGAAACTCCTCAGGGAGGTCATAGAAGAGCTTGGGGGCAAGGGGGGCGGCACCGACAACCTCGCAAGGGGGAAGGTAGATGCGGAGCCTGAAGATGTCATAGAGGTCGCAAAGGACGCCCTCAGGAGAACCATTGGGCTATGA
- a CDS encoding ATP-binding protein has protein sequence MLKCSLCVHDERTAKIDVINGRPLCRECQVYLRHPIDRNAVRKELDELMKNVNRAVVAYSGGKDSVVALYLAKEVYKIPELEAVMIDHGLMAKEAIENAERIAEHLGVPFKLLKYDYLYIFREALLKAQSPCRACSKRMMEKLRKYALKNNYHYIITGHELPFGHHPYKKMSGGITQVRLLSMMTEEERFEILKKLPFRFPELPGYTTNCLVLGPALELYWEKHGHSFEQRRIAALVRYGLMSRERAERELERPSVPEEQRRTVFGKLGLNVSCSGMVLKGKGS, from the coding sequence ATGCTCAAGTGCTCACTCTGCGTTCACGACGAGAGGACCGCGAAGATCGACGTAATCAACGGGAGGCCCCTCTGCCGGGAGTGCCAAGTCTACCTCAGACATCCAATCGATAGAAACGCCGTTCGCAAGGAGTTAGATGAGCTTATGAAAAACGTTAATCGGGCGGTTGTCGCATACTCCGGCGGAAAGGACAGTGTTGTGGCCCTATACCTCGCGAAGGAAGTTTACAAAATCCCTGAACTCGAGGCGGTGATGATAGACCACGGACTCATGGCAAAGGAGGCCATAGAGAACGCGGAAAGAATAGCAGAGCACCTTGGAGTTCCGTTCAAGCTCCTCAAATACGACTACTTGTACATCTTCCGCGAGGCCCTTCTCAAGGCCCAAAGCCCGTGTAGAGCCTGCTCCAAAAGGATGATGGAGAAGCTTAGGAAGTACGCGTTGAAGAACAATTACCACTACATCATAACCGGCCATGAGCTTCCCTTCGGCCACCATCCTTACAAGAAAATGTCCGGGGGAATAACCCAGGTAAGACTCCTCTCAATGATGACGGAGGAGGAGCGCTTTGAAATCCTGAAAAAGCTCCCCTTCCGGTTCCCGGAGCTACCGGGGTACACTACTAACTGTCTGGTTTTGGGTCCGGCCCTTGAGCTTTACTGGGAGAAACACGGCCACAGCTTCGAACAACGAAGAATAGCGGCCCTTGTGAGGTACGGGCTTATGAGCAGGGAGAGGGCCGAGAGGGAGCTTGAAAGGCCCTCAGTTCCGGAGGAGCAGAGGAGGACCGTCTTTGGGAAACTTGGGCTTAACGTTTCCTGCTCTGGGATGGTGTTAAAAGGTAAAGGCTCATAG
- a CDS encoding radical SAM protein codes for MKRMSWEEFARSMGVEPRRLENREARLLKEFVMDLKFPTHCRGCQGLDLSNPNPVHHPSYELTPACNHDCIFCYSNVAVKLGKAPKPGYYGGSDPYAITVSQYGEPLLSPRIVEVNKMLRERFPKARLDLQTNGSLLTEELWSKLDFDLVMISLDAASREKHLKITNADTFNAVMNALRIVGCDKSARSVVRTIFMPGINDGDIPKIAELAASLGIDEMMLQPLTIHELNVERLREAGLDFERAESVREFLKVAMEAKKYIDVRISGCQLAVYRTMDPLTLFGARRVARDVAPAMKREREDGKTV; via the coding sequence ATGAAGAGGATGAGCTGGGAGGAGTTTGCAAGGAGCATGGGCGTCGAGCCGAGGAGGCTCGAGAACAGGGAGGCGAGACTTTTAAAGGAGTTCGTCATGGATTTGAAGTTCCCTACCCACTGCAGGGGCTGCCAGGGACTGGATTTAAGCAACCCCAATCCAGTCCACCACCCAAGCTACGAGCTGACCCCAGCCTGCAACCACGATTGCATATTCTGCTACTCAAACGTCGCAGTAAAGCTTGGGAAGGCTCCCAAACCCGGATACTACGGCGGGAGTGACCCGTACGCGATAACCGTCTCCCAGTACGGTGAGCCATTGCTCAGCCCTCGCATCGTCGAGGTCAATAAAATGCTCCGCGAGCGCTTTCCGAAGGCGAGGCTCGATCTCCAGACAAATGGTTCGCTCTTGACGGAGGAGCTATGGAGCAAACTTGACTTTGACCTCGTGATGATAAGCCTCGACGCCGCTTCACGGGAAAAACACTTGAAGATAACGAACGCGGACACGTTTAACGCAGTGATGAACGCTCTAAGGATAGTCGGATGTGACAAAAGCGCCCGCTCCGTCGTGAGGACGATCTTCATGCCCGGAATAAACGATGGGGATATTCCAAAGATAGCGGAGCTTGCCGCTTCGCTCGGAATAGATGAGATGATGCTTCAACCTCTAACTATCCACGAACTCAACGTTGAGCGCTTGAGGGAGGCTGGCCTCGACTTTGAGAGGGCAGAGAGCGTGAGGGAGTTCCTGAAGGTGGCGATGGAGGCGAAGAAATACATTGACGTAAGGATAAGCGGCTGTCAGCTCGCGGTATACAGGACGATGGACCCGCTAACGCTCTTCGGCGCGAGGCGCGTTGCAAGGGACGTTGCACCTGCAATGAAGCGTGAGCGGGAAGACGGAAAAACCGTTTAA
- a CDS encoding dihydroorotate dehydrogenase electron transfer subunit codes for MYTMVETDEILSAARDVKAFRLKKRFDFSPGQFVMVWLPGVGEKPFSLAWKDLIVVKRVGSFTSRLFELEPGDRLWLRGPYGKGFEPVGKKVALVAGGIGIPPLYALARAYRGGFEEITLIYGARSKEELALMDIEDYVDEVVITTDDGSLGRRGFPTDVLAERKDEFDQVYACGPEPMLKAVLRAMDYRNVQISAERYMKCGIGVCGSCSLGKYLVCRDGPVFSGSQLRGLL; via the coding sequence ATGTACACGATGGTTGAGACTGATGAGATTCTAAGCGCGGCAAGGGATGTTAAGGCCTTCAGGCTGAAAAAGCGTTTCGATTTCTCACCTGGCCAGTTCGTCATGGTCTGGCTTCCTGGAGTTGGGGAGAAACCCTTCAGCCTAGCGTGGAAAGACCTAATAGTGGTCAAGCGCGTTGGATCCTTCACTTCGAGGCTCTTCGAGCTTGAACCCGGTGATAGGCTGTGGCTCCGCGGGCCTTACGGAAAGGGTTTTGAACCCGTGGGGAAGAAGGTCGCCCTCGTTGCAGGAGGGATAGGGATACCTCCGCTCTATGCCTTGGCCAGGGCTTACAGGGGGGGCTTTGAGGAGATAACCCTTATCTACGGTGCTCGTTCTAAGGAAGAGCTGGCTCTCATGGATATCGAGGACTACGTCGACGAGGTTGTTATAACCACCGACGACGGCTCCTTGGGGAGGAGGGGCTTTCCAACCGACGTCCTGGCCGAGAGGAAGGATGAGTTTGACCAAGTCTACGCCTGCGGTCCGGAGCCGATGCTGAAGGCCGTTCTTCGGGCGATGGACTACAGAAACGTCCAGATATCCGCGGAGCGTTACATGAAATGCGGAATAGGTGTCTGTGGATCCTGCTCCCTTGGGAAGTATCTAGTCTGCAGGGACGGCCCGGTCTTCAGCGGTTCCCAGCTCAGGGGACTCCTCTAA